The Paenarthrobacter aurescens region AGCAATCCAGACCACCCCGGTCCCCCACGATCTTGAGGCCACCTGGGCTCGGTTTGAAGCACAGGCTGAGTCAGCCAAGAAGCTGGGCCCCGACGTTGACGTCATCGTGGTTCCGGAACTGCTGCTGTCCGCGCCCGGCGAGTTCCTGCTTCCGGACCCTGAAGGCGAAACCCGTTCCGCTGCACCCATCCCCAGCCCACTGACGGACCGCATCTCGGATCTCGCGCGCAGGCTCAACGTGTGGCTCGTGCCCGGTTCACTGCTGGAAACGGACAACGGAAACACGTACAACACCGCAATAGCAGTCTCACCGCAAGGCGAGATTGTGGCGCGCTACCGGAAGCTCTTTCCTTGGCGTCCGTTCGAGACCACCACGCCCGGCGATTCCTTTGTGACCTTCGATATCCCCGGATGCGGACGAATCGGCCTGGCCATCTGCTTCGATGGCAGCTTCCC contains the following coding sequences:
- a CDS encoding carbon-nitrogen hydrolase family protein, with translation MRILSIAAIQTTPVPHDLEATWARFEAQAESAKKLGPDVDVIVVPELLLSAPGEFLLPDPEGETRSAAPIPSPLTDRISDLARRLNVWLVPGSLLETDNGNTYNTAIAVSPQGEIVARYRKLFPWRPFETTTPGDSFVTFDIPGCGRIGLAICFDGSFPEVARQLAWLGAEVIIQPTLTTTRDRAMEIVMSQANAFANQVYVVNVNGASPCGVGESVMVDPEGTIMQQARGGEEVLFAVLDLDRVTQLRRYGTHGINRPWAQLRDQEGTLAFPMFGGAHFQSPEWAEESAPAGQASRRA